One Punica granatum isolate Tunisia-2019 chromosome 3, ASM765513v2, whole genome shotgun sequence genomic window carries:
- the LOC116199114 gene encoding heavy metal-associated isoprenylated plant protein 37 has translation MTIEDDFKLLKIQTCVLRVNVHCDGCKQKVKKLLQRIEGVYRVMIDAENQKVTVSGSVDPAALIKKLVKAGKHAELWGAKPGQTQKQKNNFLKDDKNSSSSKAQKHGLIKALEEELDCLNDVQVDGDEEDEEMRLLRARANHLGFLRPGNMKKPGGGNVPQGLNNAKMVNHLANGNMGKKVNPSNPNAGIDLKAMGAQKVNNIGEFRRPNEMNSVLGLGGLGDQQLSGFGGFQIQPNNNGNNINGFLQNGFYSSGQFPPSMLMGMNGNHPIHQLGGPSGMMNVQGRQLFQQPQMMYQMSPYVPPNTGFYYDQYYDYGHSPYSTYSEPSYGNPSGDTAAHMFSGEDTGSSCSVM, from the exons ATGACCATTGAAGACGACTTTAAGCTCCTTAAGATCCAg ACATGTGTTCTCAGAGTCAACGTTCACTGTGATGGGTGTAAGCAGAAAGTCAAGAAACTTCTTCAAAGGATCGAAG GGGTTTATAGAGTAATGATCGATGCCGAAAACCAGAAAGTTACCGTCTCGGGGAGCGTCGACCCAGCGGCCTTGATCAAGAAGCTCGTCAAGGCCGGCAAGCATGCCGAACTGTGGGGAGCGAAGCCCGGCCAAACCCAAAAGCAGAAGAACAACTTCCTCAAAGACGACaagaacagcagcagcagcaaggCCCAGAAACACGGGCTCATCAAAGCCCTCGAGGAGGAACTGGACTGCCTCAATGATGTTCAAGTGGACGGTGACGAGGAAGACGAGGAAATGCGCCTCCTCAGGGCGAGGGCTAACCACCTGGGTTTCCTAAGGCCGGGAAATATGAAGAAACCCGGCGGAGGGAATGTTCCTCAGGGCCTAAACAATGCCAAGATGGTGAACCACTTAGCCAATGGTAACATGGGGAAGAAAGTGAATCCCAGTAACCCAAATGCGGGGATTGACCTGAAGGCTATGGGGGCACAGAAAGTGAACAATATCGGGGAGTTCAGGAGGCCCAACGAGATGAATTCCGTGCTGGGTCTTGGTGGACTTGGTGATCAGCAGCTGAGTGGGTTTGGTGGGTTTCAGATTCAGCCAAACAACAACGGCAACAACATCAATGGGTTTCTTCAGAATGGGTTTTACTCCAGTGGCCAGTTCCCGCCGTCAATGTTGATGGGCATGAATGGGAATCATCCCATTCATCAGCTTGGAGGGCCGTCCGGTATGATGAATGTGCAAGGCAGGCAATTGTTTCAGCAGCCTCAGATGATGTACCAAATGTCTCCTTATGTTCCTCCCAACACCGGGTTTTACTACGATCAGTACTACGACTATGGTCATTCGCCGTACTCCACCTACAGTGAACCAAGCTATGGTAATCCTTCGGGTGATACCGCTGCTCACATGTTCAGCGGTGAGGACACTGGTAGTAGCTGTTCTGTAATGTAG
- the LOC116198937 gene encoding heavy metal-associated isoprenylated plant protein 20-like, with protein MGALDFVADFCCDVSHSARRKKRKPVQTVDIKVKMDCDGCERRVKHAVSSMKGVKTVQVSRKQSRVTVSGFVDPNKVLKRVRSTGKRAELWPYVPYNLVAYPYVAQAYDKKAPAGYVKNVVEALPSPTNERLMTLFSDENPNACSIM; from the exons ATGGGGGCTCTGGACTTTGTGGCAGACTTCTGCTGTGACGTCTCCCACTCTGCCCGGAGAAAGAAACGTAAACCCGTGCAG ACCGTTGATATAAAGGTGAAAATGGACTGCGATGGATGTGAGAGGAGAGTAAAGCATGCTGTATCCTCCATGAAAG GCGTAAAGACAGTGCAAGTAAGTAGAAAGCAGAGCAGAGTTACAGTTAGCGGATTCGTGGATCCAAACAAAGTCTTAAAGAGAGTGAGGAGCACTGGTAAAAGAGCTGAACTTTGGCCGTACGTCCCTTACAACTTGGTGGCTTATCCTTATGTAGCCCAGGCCTACGACAAGAAGGCCCCGGCCGGTTATGTGAAGAACGTGGTTGAAGCCCTCCCGAGCCCTACCAACGAAAGGCTCATGACTCTCTTCAGTGATGAGAACCCTAATGCTTGTTCAATCATGTAA